From the genome of Streptomyces sp. V2I9:
TCGAGATAGGGGAGCAGGACCGCCTCGCGGCCGGGTGCCGCGTCCTCGCGGTCCAGGCCCAGCAGGGCGGCCACCTTGTCCACGGCGAGCGTGCAGTTGAGGGTGCAGGCCAGGGGGAGGAACGTGCCGTCGGCGGCGGCGAACCCGTTCAGCGCGGTGGACACGGGCCGGGTGCGGGAGGCGGCGAACACCGTGCCGGAGGTGCCGAGGCTGAGGGCAGGATGGTCCAGCAGCCCGTCGCCGCCGAGCCCGAGGCCCACGGCGGCGCTCATGTTGTCGCCGGTTCCGGCCGCCACCGCGATGCCCTCCGGCAGTCCGAGGGCACGTGCCGCCGCGCCGGTGAGCGTGCCGACGCGGGCCGCCGCGGTGGGGGCGACCTCGGGGAGCAGGGCGGGGTCGAGCCCGAGGAGATCCAGCAGTCCGGGGTCGTACGCGCCGGTGGCGGTGGAGTACCAGCCGGTGCCCGAGGCGTCACCGGGGTCCGTGGCCGCGACGCCCGCGAGGCGTTCGGTCAGGAAGTCGTGGGGGAGTCGGACCGCGGCCGCGCCCGCGGCGCTCGCCGGGTCGTTCTCGCGCAGCCACCGCCACTTGGAGGCGGTGATCGAGGCCACCGGCACGGAACCGGTCCGCGCGGCCCACGCTTCCGGCCCGCCGAGCGCGTCGGTGAGGGCGGCGGCCTGCGGCGCGGAGCGGGTGTCGTTCCACAGCAGCGCGGGGCGCAGTGGCCGGCCCGCCCCGTCCAGTACGACGAGCCCGTGCTGCTGCCCCGCGACCGCGATGCCCGTGACCGCGCGGGCGGGCAGCCCCGACTCCTTCAGCCCGGCGGCCACCGCTTCGCCCAGGGCCCGCCACCAGGTCTCCGGGTCACTCTCCCGCGCCCCGCCCTCCCCGGTGACCGCATGGGAAGCGCGG
Proteins encoded in this window:
- the xylB gene encoding xylulokinase; this encodes MPSPAVVIGVDSSTQSTKAAFVDAGTGEQLAVGRASHAVTGEGGARESDPETWWRALGEAVAAGLKESGLPARAVTGIAVAGQQHGLVVLDGAGRPLRPALLWNDTRSAPQAAALTDALGGPEAWAARTGSVPVASITASKWRWLRENDPASAAGAAAVRLPHDFLTERLAGVAATDPGDASGTGWYSTATGAYDPGLLDLLGLDPALLPEVAPTAAARVGTLTGAAARALGLPEGIAVAAGTGDNMSAAVGLGLGGDGLLDHPALSLGTSGTVFAASRTRPVSTALNGFAAADGTFLPLACTLNCTLAVDKVAALLGLDREDAAPGREAVLLPYLDGERSPDLPTAAGLLTGLRHDTTRQQLLGAAYEGAAVTVLRALDALLSACGLDPDAPEVAARPLRLIGGGARGRTWVETVRRLSGRPLVIPGSGELVALGAAALAASAAGGGDPVALATAWQAGRTSRQLPPVKRDMETWERVTSVLGRASAPLLGG